The following are from one region of the Salvia hispanica cultivar TCC Black 2014 chromosome 1, UniMelb_Shisp_WGS_1.0, whole genome shotgun sequence genome:
- the LOC125202545 gene encoding protein indeterminate-domain 16-like isoform X1, with protein sequence MEGSHQEMQLFSCAAAAASPLSKPGDHDPPLDLQLSISLSTPAMRKMRAPPSCVEALRWQAAEQIRLATTEKAYAERVRELTRREMEMAQSEFARARAMWERAREELQRAERIKERLDSISATCHSCGTQQRHSIMEVALCLPSMIIVMQVDKLVIECEPSFKSISMSHVGQYLRL encoded by the exons ATGGAAGGAAGCCATCAAGAGATGCAGCTCTTCTCCTGCGCCGCCGCGGCCGCATCTCCTCTGTCAAAGCCGGGCGATCACGATCCGCCGCTGGACCTCCAGCTGTCCATAAGCCTGAGCACGCCGGCGATGAGGAAGATGAGGGCCCCACCGAGCTGCGTGGAGGCTCTCCGGTGGCAGGCGGCGGAGCAGATTCGGCTGGCGACGACGGAGAAGGCGTACGCGGAGCGCGTGAGGGAGCTGACGCGGAGGGAGATGGAGATGGCGCAGTCGGAGTTCGCACGCGCGCGCGCCATGTGGGAGAGGGCGCGCGAGGAGCTGCAGAGAGCCGAGAGGATCAAGGAGAGGCTGGATTCCATCTCCGCCACGTGTCACTCCTGCGGGACCCAACAAC GACACAGCATTATGGAGGTAGCCCTTTGTCTGCCCTCGATGATCATTGTAATGCAAGTAGACAAGTTAGTCATAGAATGTGAGCCAAGTTTCAAAAGTATATCTATGAGTCATGTGGGACAATATTTGAGATTGTAA
- the LOC125202545 gene encoding protein indeterminate-domain 16-like isoform X2, with protein sequence MEGSHQEMQLFSCAAAAASPLSKPGDHDPPLDLQLSISLSTPAMRKMRAPPSCVEALRWQAAEQIRLATTEKAYAERVRELTRREMEMAQSEFARARAMWERAREELQRAERIKERLDSISATCHSCGTQQPPCIMMKEISVFHVQKYK encoded by the exons ATGGAAGGAAGCCATCAAGAGATGCAGCTCTTCTCCTGCGCCGCCGCGGCCGCATCTCCTCTGTCAAAGCCGGGCGATCACGATCCGCCGCTGGACCTCCAGCTGTCCATAAGCCTGAGCACGCCGGCGATGAGGAAGATGAGGGCCCCACCGAGCTGCGTGGAGGCTCTCCGGTGGCAGGCGGCGGAGCAGATTCGGCTGGCGACGACGGAGAAGGCGTACGCGGAGCGCGTGAGGGAGCTGACGCGGAGGGAGATGGAGATGGCGCAGTCGGAGTTCGCACGCGCGCGCGCCATGTGGGAGAGGGCGCGCGAGGAGCTGCAGAGAGCCGAGAGGATCAAGGAGAGGCTGGATTCCATCTCCGCCACGTGTCACTCCTGCGGGACCCAACAAC CGCCATGTATCATGATGAAAGAGATATCAGTTTTTCATgtgcaaaaatataaataa
- the LOC125201628 gene encoding uncharacterized protein LOC125201628, with translation MTLREESARKRHGNINAKTMCKIDHLKEVALWAADASVPSLAAYFGERLSATNEALGVRGDPALFVCERCESILQPGNNCSVRIENNKSKGRHRRKRSKIIVQNNIVYRCHFCSHQNTMRGTPNGYVKEIRPPKPKPAPGLKKVRENHPSSENATTTVECSGLLPLDGQDLEGSSLATPLSKSGLSLLDSKRRKRNRPGAKKADEPQISLGAADTEKSTQASSKRRKRTWTSLKEIAESSGQDVGKKFTNSSVPFSI, from the exons ATGACGCTGAGAGAAGAATCGGCTCGTAAAAGACACGGCAACATAAATGCCAAAACCATGTGCAAGATCGACCATCTGAAAGAAGTAGCATTGTGGGCGGCCGATGCCTCTGTTCCTTCCCTCGCCGCTTACTTCGGGGAGCGCCTCTCTGCCACCAACGAAGCACTGGGTGTTCGGGGCGACCCTGCTTTATTTGTCTGCGAAAG ATGTGAATCTATTCTGCAACCCGGTAACAATTGCAGTGTTCGGATTGAGAATAACAAGTCAAAAGGGAGGCATAGGCGAAAGAGATCGAAGATTATAGTGCAGAACAATATTGTTTACAGATGTCACTTTTGTTCTCATCAAAATACGATGAGAGGAACACCGAATGGCTATGTCAAAGAGATACGTCCGCCAAAGCCTAAACCAGCACCGGGCTTAAAGAAAGTGCGGGAGAACCACCCTAGCTCGGAAAACGCTACAACTACTGTCGAGTGCAGTGGTTTGTTGCCTTTAGATGGACAGGATCTTGAAGGAAGCTCTCTGGCCACTCCACTGTCGAAAAGTGGTCTTTCTTTATTGGATTCAAAGCGGAGGAAAAGAAATAGACCCGGTGCAAAGAAAGCCGATGAACCTCAAATCAGCCTGGGTGCAGCAGATACGGAGAAGAGCACTCAAGCTTCGAGTAAGAGAAGGAAGAGGACGTGGACGAGTCTGAAGGAGATTGCTGAGAGTAGTGGCCAAGATGTTGGCAAGAAATTCACAAACTCATCTGTACCATTCTCTATTTAA
- the LOC125201683 gene encoding uncharacterized protein LOC125201683: MGDGKNHSMWGHLPLLVRASSKESVEYILQALWRTRLTGLDATDRRIFRDILQLSDDSDLDPLLVCLRVLIRRCVYDNVNKDEIHKLFPAEVLPELQRLLTLLLQKFQREWRQDISKDQFILPRQKSMTWNMANQSGEQTGPAAVMNLQLHSDAQPGMGERDVKFLLAKDTMEMMLKSMYSIRDELSEPDETP; this comes from the exons ATGGGAGATGGAAAGAATCACAGTATGTGGGGTCATCTACCGCTACTGGTGAGAGCTAGCTCCAAGGAATCCGTGGAATACATACTCCAAGCTCTCTGGCGCACCCGACTCACCGGTCTCGACGCCACCGACCGTCGAATCTTTCGCGATATTCTTCAACTCTCCGACGACTCCGACCTCGACCCC CTATTAGTGTGTCTACGAGTATTGATCCGGAGGTGTGTTTATGACAATGTTAATAAAGACGAGATTCATAAATTGTTCCCTGCTGAAGTTCTGCCCGAACTGCAAAGACTATTGACACTTCTACTGCAAAAATTCCAAAGGGAGTGGCGACAGGATATTTCAAAAGACCAG TTCATCTTGCCCCGGCAAAAGTCAATGACCTGGAACATGGCAAATCAAAGTGGGGAACAAACAGGGCCTGCTGCAGTTATGAACTTGCAG CTTCACAGTGATGCTCAACCAGGTATGGGTGAACGAGACGTTAAATTCCTATTGGCGAAAGACACTATGGAAATGATGTTGAAGTCCATGTACAGTATACGAGACGAGCTATCTGAACCT GACGAAACTCCATAA
- the LOC125200760 gene encoding exocyst complex component EXO70B1-like, which translates to MAAAIGGEDKVLATAQRIVQSLGNTSDTDDMLLIFSAFDNRLSTLSSFVENPSSAAGDESSATPSRFDDAERIILSHADSSSFPDNYLDAVDEIIQLTEELNLGTSDASEEVMERAENALQLAMTRLEDEFRHVLIQNTVPLDTERLHRSTLSSSAAAIAIAATEFFNGDASESLEDVSSGRYSNHSHGRGVSFGGDDMSLELIHPDALTELGVIADRMIRSGYEKECCQVYCSVRRDALEDCMSILGVEKLSIEEVQKIDWKSLDDKMKKWIQAVKIVVRGLLSSEKHLCEQIFDGSDLIKEVCFLETAKGCVMQLLNFGEAVAIGRRSVEKLFRFLDMYEALAQVLPNLQALFMDEDAGDMVCKEAQGVLDGLGEAAIATFVEFENAVQGEASRKPIQNAEIHPLARYVMNYAKLLGDYRNTLNLLLKNLDAETSESDRGNSNNSELESMSPFARRLSALMMSLESNIEEKSKVYEDVAMQYIFLMNNILYIVQKVKDSELRNLLGDNWIRKRRGLIRQHATQYLRASWTKVLSCLKDEGIGGGSSNASKVALKERFKNFNACFEEIYRVQTSWKVPDPQLREELRISISEKVIPAYRSFMGRFGSHLESGRHAGKYIKYNPEDLENYLLDLFEGTPLIIHHMRRKST; encoded by the coding sequence ATGGCGGCGGCAATCGGAGGCGAGGACAAGGTGCTGGCCACCGCGCAGCGGATCGTGCAGTCACTCGGCAACACCTCCGACACCGACGATATGCTTCTGATCTTCTCCGCCTTCGACAACCGCCTCTCCACTCTCTCCTCCTTCGTCGAGAATCCTTCCTCCGCCGCCGGCGACGAGTCCTCCGCCACCCCTTCCCGATTCGACGATGCTGAGCGGATCATTTTGAGCCACGCCGATTCGTCCTCGTTTCCCGACAACTACTTGGATGCGGTCGATGAGATCATACAGTTGACCGAGGAGTTGAACCTGGGCACTTCCGACGCCAGCGAGGAGGTGATGGAACGTGCTGAGAACGCGCTGCAGCTCGCGATGACGCGGCTGGAGGACGAGTTCCGCCACGTGCTGATCCAGAACACCGTCCCCCTTGACACCGAGCGCCTCCACCGCTCAACGCTGTCTTCATCCGCCGCTGCAATCGCGATTGCTGCGACGGAGTTTTTCAATGGTGATGCGAGTGAGAGCCTTGAAGATGTCAGCAGCGGGCGTTATAGCAATCATAGCCATGGTAGGGGTGTGAGCTTTGGAGGGGACGATATGTCCCTTGAATTGATTCACCCCGATGCTTTGACTGAACTGGGAGTGATTGCTGATAGGATGATCCGATCTGGGTATGAGAAGGAATGCTGTCAGGTCTATTGTAGTGTTCGGCGTGATGCTCTAGAGGATTGTATGTCTATTCTTGGAGTAGAGAAATTGAGCATCGAGGAGGTTCAGAAGATTGATTGGAAATCGTTGGATGATAAGATGAAGAAATGGATTCAGGCAGTGAAAATAGTTGTTCGAGGTCTTTTATCGAGTGAAAAGCATTTATGCGAGCAGATTTTTGATGGGTCTGATTTGATTAAGGAAGTCTGTTTTCTAGAGACTGCAAAAGGTTGTGTGATGCAGCTATTGAATTTTGGTGAGGCGGTTGCGATTGGAAGGAGGTCCGTGGAGAAATTGTTTAGGTTTCTTGATATGTATGAAGCATTGGCCCAGGTTCTACCCAATTTGCAGGCATTATTTATGGATGAAGATGCAGGTGATATGGTGTGCAAGGAGGCTCAGGGTGTGTTGGATGGACTAGGAGAAGCTGCTATTGCGACTTTTGTGGAGTTTGAGAATGCAGTTCAGGGGGAAGCTTCAAGGAAGCCCATCCAGAATGCTGAGATTCATCCTCTTGCTCGATATGTAATGAACTATGCAAAGTTGCTTGGGGATTATCGTAATACTCTGAACttattattgaagaatttgGATGCTGAGACGAGTGAGTCGGATAGGGGGAATTCTAATAATTCAGAGTTGGAAAGCATGTCCCCTTTTGCCCGTCGGTTGTCTGCCTTGATGATGTCTTTGGAATCGAATATTGAGGAGAAGTCAAAGGTGTATGAGGATGTTGCAATGCAATACATATTCTTGATGAACAACATACTTTACATTGTGCAAAAGGTGAAGGACTCAGAGCTGAGAAATCTTTTGGGTGATAATTGGATTAGGAAGCGGCGGGGATTGATCAGACAGCATGCCACACAGTACCTCAGAGCATCATGGACCAAGGTCTTATCTTGTTTGAAGGATGAAGGGATTGGTGGGGGCTCGAGTAATGCATCAAAGGTTGCTTTGAAGGAGAGGTTCAAGAATTTCAATGCTTGTTTTGAAGAAATCTATAGGGTTCAAACATCTTGGAAAGTCCCTGATCCTCAGCTTCGTGAAGAACTCAGGATATCCATTTCGGAAAAAGTGATTCCAGCTTATCGCTCATTCATGGGAAGGTTTGGGAGTCACCTGGAAAGTGGAAGGCATGCGGGAAAATACATCAAATATAATCCAGAGGATTTAGagaattatttattggatttatTTGAAGGAACGCCCCTTATCATCCACCatatgagaagaaaaagtacATAA
- the LOC125202611 gene encoding SNF1-related protein kinase regulatory subunit gamma-1-like has translation MAVEEGETPRSPEAKLGMQVEDLWDVMEPQLSPTEKLNACFESIPVSSFPTAPSSEFIEIKSDTTVAEAVKLLAGHRVLSAPVVDFMAPDDASWIDRYLGIVEFAGIVVWILHQSENVEGGTPFEAAMNSPDRDIGPAVAAAAASGMSSPRYISINPDSPTATCGKFFETLTASDLYKNTKVGDISGSFRWAPFLALQKNNSFLTMLLLLSKYRMKSVPVVDLGEAKIDNIITQSAVIHMLQECAGLPWFESWGSKNLSELGLPLMKASSMIKVHEDEPVLQAFKLMRQNGVGGVPVVGDDNSKPVGNISIRDIQFLLTAPGIYKEYRSITAKNFLTAVRSYMEEQQRTTPLLSRMVTCRRNDTLKDIIAKLDEKKIHRIYVVEEEGGELEGVITLRDIISKLVHEPRGYFGDFFDGVLPLPPNSRV, from the exons ATGGCAGTGGAAGAGGGTGAAACGCCGAGAAGCCCAGAGGCGAAGCTGGGGATGCAGGTGGAAGATTTGTGGGATGTGATGGAGCCTCAGCTGAGTCCCACTGAGAAGCTCAATGCTTGCTTTGAGAGCATCCCTGTCTCTTCTTTCCCTACTGCTCCTTCATCGGAAT ttattgaaataaagtCAGACACAACTGTGGCAGAAGCAGTCAAGTTGCTTGCTGGGCACAGAGTTCTCAGTGCTCCGGTGGTGGACTTTATGGCGCCCGACGACGCCAGTTGGATCGACAGATACCTCGGCATTGTGGAATTTGCGGGCATTGTTGTGTGGATTTTGCATCAG TCTGAAAATGTGGAAGGCGGCACTCCTTTCGAGGCGGCTATGAATAGCCCGGACCGTGACATTGGCCCTGCTGTTGCAGCAGCAGCCGCCTCTGGGATGTCTTCTCCGAGATATATAAGCATCAACCCAGACTCTCCCACAGCAACGTGTGGGAAATTCTTTGAGACGCTCACTGCTTCTGATCTGTACAAAAATACGAAG GTTGGGGATATATCAGGGTCTTTCCGTTGGGCTCCGTTTCTCGCCTTGCAGAAAAACAACTCGTTCTTGACAATGCTCTTGCTGCTATCCAAGTACAGAATGAAAAGCGTCCCTGTGGTTGATCTGGGGGAAGCAAAGATCGACAACATAATCACTCAGAGTGCGGTGATTCACATGCTACAAGAGTGTGCCGGCCTCCCCTGGTTCGAAAGCTGGGGCTCCAAGAATCTCTCTGAATTGGGGCTTCCATTGATGAAGGCCAGTAGCATGATAAAG GTACACGAGGACGAGCCTGTGCTGCAGGCGTTTAAACTCATGAGACAGAACGGAGTAGGAGGCGTACCTGTGGTTGGCGATGACAATAGCAAGCCCGTTGGTAATATAAGCATTAGAGACATACAGTTCCTTCTTACTGCACCTGGAATCTACAAGGAATACAG ATCGATTACTGCCAAGAACTTCCTGACGGCTGTGAGAAGCTACATGGAGGAGCAGCAGAGGACAACGCCTCTCCTGAGTCGGATGGTTACATGTCGCAGAAACGACACGCTGAAGGATATCATCGCGAAGCTGGATGAAAAGAAGATTCATCGCATCTATGTGGTGGAGGAAGAAGGTGGGGAGCTCGAAGGAGTCATCACTCTACGAGACATCATCTCCAAGCTGGTGCACGAGCCTCGTGGCTACTTTGGCGACTTCTTCGATGGCGTCTTGCCACTGCCTCCCAATAGCAGGGTCTAA
- the LOC125202106 gene encoding 11-beta-hydroxysteroid dehydrogenase A-like, with the protein MDLITGTLNIFTAAAFLFFLPPYLAFKSLSYLCRSIFPENVAGKVVVIAGASSGIGEHIAYEYAKRGAFLVIGARRENALSEVAERAFMLGSPGVVPLQIDVSDDQECRRLIEEAINQFGRLDHLVVSAGVTPVSMFEDTFEVDNFSPAMDTNFWGVVYATYYGAPYLRMTKGKMVVIASSTSWLNAPRLSFYNASKAAVVSFLETVRVEVAPDIGITIVTPGLTESEVTKGKFLNKEGKMVVDQDMRDVVMSAVPVETVGRCAEAVVKSACRGDRYLTWPPWMGATFFVKALCPEAVDWFNHWYLLTDPGVPPTQAISKKVVDLPGIKDIMWPDSIRSPTIKTY; encoded by the exons ATGGATTTGATCACCGGAACTCTCAACATCTTCACCGCCGCCGCAttcctcttcttccttcctcCCTACCTCGCTTTCAAATCCCTCAGCTACCTCTGCCGCTCCATCTTCCCCGAAAACGTCGCCGGAAAGGTCGTCGTCATCGCCGGAGCCTCTTCCGGCATCGGAGAG CACATAGCCTATGAGTATGCCAAGAGGGGTGCGTTTCTGGTCATCGGGGCCAGGAGAGAGAATGCTCTGAGTGAAGTGGCCGAGAGAGCCTTCATGCTCGGGTCCCCTGGTGTCGTGCCTCTACAGATTGATGTCTCCGATGATCAAGAGTGTCGGAGATTGATCGAGGAGGCAATCAACCAATTTGGCCGAT tGGATCATCTTGTGGTGAGTGCCGGTGTTACTCCGGTTAGCATGTTTGAAGATACGTTTGAGGTTGACAACTTCTCACCGGCAATG GATACAAACTTTTGGGGTGTGGTGTATGCGACTTACTATGGTGCTCCCTACTTGAGGATGACAAAGGGGAAGATGGTGGTGATCGCTTCTTCCACGAGCTGGCTCAATGCACCGAGGCTGAGCTTTTACAAT GCGAGTAAAGCTGCAGTGGTGAGTTTCTTAGAAACTGTGAGGGTAGAGGTTGCACCCGATATTGGGATCACAATCGTCACTCCCGGATTAACAGAATCCGAGGTCACAAAAGGCAAATTCCTTAACAAGGAAGGCAAAATGGTGGTAGACCAAGACATGAGGGAT GTAGTGATGAGTGCTGTTCCAGTAGAGACGGTGGGACGATGTGCGGAGGCAGTTGTCAAGAGCGCGTGCCGTGGAGACAGATACTTGACATGGCCGCCCTGGATGGGGGCCACCTTCTTCGTCAAGGCGCTGTGCCCTGAGGCTGTCGACTGGTTCAACCATTGGTACCTGCTCACTGACCCTGGAGTTCCTCCCACACAAGCTATAAGCAAGAAAGTAGTAGACTTGCCCGGAATAAAGGACATCATGTGGCCAGATTCCATTCGATCCCCCACCATCAAGACTTACTGA
- the LOC125202097 gene encoding recQ-mediated genome instability protein 1 isoform X1, with protein sequence MNRRRLLVVSSSDEDDDDNLRPPPPPQQHWLDEDDLIADDIDSDFQTVTLNSANPTPGSNNSFTAPPTATHTQGNHRFEPIPLDISDEDPEDVSTGGDNAFPQATNANHGHFQVSESPAVDGVLKRLGLSVRGEWLDSCLQGLQASTPGFQRMDDSSKAKLCFKQFLWSDMNFCGAGVLPPNVHTLHLVDLKGPFVLQVDEAVNISNPVRGRYQNAAPGIKRCLKLSMTDGIQRVFGMEYRPIKDLQVLGPAGLKVVVCNVHVRRGLLMLVPEVIEVLGGAVDELEAARQRLVEEVNKPPRGRRNRTGEVVPLTTRATLAAWPPSNDAVPGHVDNNRPTNVIPQQTSRQGYAASVPTNDVHRQDFATPINRNDAVANTSHTPWPPEQDEIQGHTDPPITTHSRQGPDRRGQDTEVPVYQSNPQPSTVPALQRAQSVATAQHINEPSSEVLTPLGGTRQGTPASYMPEEDVHAPVSMDDDEANTSSIHMDVDDISTVDNPEPHFILSGDKEPPFIYLASLSAKYAAIDDETSVVRGKIKCIITGVKGFQFKGRSTFELRVYIDDGSLISEILIDHNVVRNAIGYSTQEVSKAYEFPEIKQIKEAAKEFQKFLANFEGTLLVEMRRESPVPVAVEMDQGCPTSDARLLLGRVKSLTSTPVPLNPKP encoded by the exons atgaatagaAGGCGCCTCCTTGTAGTCTCCTCCTCCGACGAAGACGACGATGATAACCTCcgccctcctcctccgcctcaACAGCACTGGTTAGACGAAGACGACCTCATCGCCGATGACATCGACTCCGATTTCCAAACAGTTACACTGAACTCCGCAAATCCTACTCCCGGCAGCAACAATTCCTTCACCGCACCCCCCACCGCCACTCACACACAAGGAAACCACCGATTCGAGCCGATTCCACTTGATATCTCCGACGAAGATCCGGAAGATGTTTCTACCGGCGGTGACAATGCCTTCCCTCAAGCCACGAACGCTAATCACGGTCATTTTCAAGTGTCGGAGTCGCCGGCGGTGGATGGGGTTTTGAAGAGGCTAGGGCTCAGTGTTAGGGGAGAGTGGCTGGATTCGTGTTTACAAGGTTTGCAGGCATCCACTCCGGGGTTTCAGAGAATGGACGATTCATCGAAGGCTAAGCTTTGCTTTAAGCAGTTTTTGTGGTCGGACATGAATTTCTGCGGCGCAGGGGTGCTTCCGCCGAATGTGCACACCTTGCATTTGGTTGATCTCAAGGGGCCTTTTGTTCTTCAG GTGGATGAGGCAGTAAACATAAGCAACCCTGTTCGCGGGAGGTACCAAAACGCTGCTCCGGGAATCAAGAGATGCCTTAAACTGTCCATGACAGACGGAATCCAACGTGTGTTTGGCATGGAATATCGACCCATCAAAGATCTTCAAGTTTTGGGGCCGGCAGGACTGAAG GTAGTTGTTTGTAATGTACATGTTAGGCGTGGGCTCTTGATGCTAGTCCCTGAAGTTATTGAGGTGTTGGGAGGAGCCGTAGATGAGTTGGAAGCTGCACGACAGAGGCTTGTTGAAGAAGTAAATAAGCCACCTCGGGGAAGAAG AAATAGGACAGGGGAGGTTGTTCCTCTGACAACTAGGGCAACACTTGCTGCATGGCCTCCTAGTAATGATGCAGTTCCAGGGCATGTAGATAATAACCGCCCAACGAATGTAATTCCCCAGCAAACAAGCAGGCAAG GATATGCAGCTAGTGTACCTACCAATGATGTGCACAGACAAGACTTTGCTACTCCAATTAATAGAAATGATGCTGTGGCCAACACTTCACATACACCCTGGCCACCTGAACAAGATGAAATTCAAGGGCATACTGATCCTCCTATAACTACCCATTCACGACAAG GCCCTGACAGACGCGGACAAGACACTGAAGTTCCTGTGTATCAAAGTAATCCTCAGCCTAGTACCGTGCCTGCACTGCAGCGTGCACAATCTGTCGCCACTGCTCAGCATATTAATGAACCCTCATCAGAAGTTTTGACACCTTTAGGAGGGACTAGGCAAG GCACCCCTGCCAGTTATATGCCTGAGGAGGATGTTCATGCACCTGTCAGCATGGATGATGACGAGGCTAACACATCTTCCATACACATGGATGTTGATGATATATCTACTGTGGATAATCCGGAACCGCATTTTATACTTTCTGGAGATAAAGAACCCCCTTTCATATATTTGGCTAGTTTATCAGCAAAGTATGCGGCTATTGATGATGAAACATCTGTTGTTCGAGGAAAAATAAAG TGTATAATAACTGGTGTCAAGGGATTTCAATTCAAAGGAAGGTCTACCTTTGAACTTCGTGTTTATATCGACGATGGCAGTCTTATCTCTGAGATCCTCATCGACCACAAT GTTGTACGAAATGCAATTGGTTATTCTACTCAGGAGGTTTCAAAGGCCTATGAGTTTCCGGAAATCAAACAGATCAAGGAGGCAGCAAaagaatttcaaaaatttctagCTAATTTTGAG GGGACATTGCTTGTAGAGATGCGCAGAGAGTCTCCCGTCCCAGTTGCCGTGGAGATGGACCAGGGCTGTCCTACCTCTGATGCTCGGTTGCTTCTTGGGAGGGTCAAGTCGCTCACTTCTACCCCTGTccccctaaaccctaaaccctaa
- the LOC125202097 gene encoding recQ-mediated genome instability protein 1 isoform X2: MNRRRLLVVSSSDEDDDDNLRPPPPPQQHWLDEDDLIADDIDSDFQTVTLNSANPTPGSNNSFTAPPTATHTQGNHRFEPIPLDISDEDPEDVSTGGDNAFPQATNANHGHFQVSESPAVDGVLKRLGLSVRGEWLDSCLQGLQASTPGFQRMDDSSKAKLCFKQFLWSDMNFCGAGVLPPNVHTLHLVDLKGPFVLQVDEAVNISNPVRGRYQNAAPGIKRCLKLSMTDGIQRVFGMEYRPIKDLQVLGPAGLKVVVCNVHVRRGLLMLVPEVIEVLGGAVDELEAARQRLVEEVNKPPRGRRNRTGEVVPLTTRATLAAWPPSNDAVPGHVDNNRPTNVIPQQTSRQASVPTNDVHRQDFATPINRNDAVANTSHTPWPPEQDEIQGHTDPPITTHSRQGPDRRGQDTEVPVYQSNPQPSTVPALQRAQSVATAQHINEPSSEVLTPLGGTRQGTPASYMPEEDVHAPVSMDDDEANTSSIHMDVDDISTVDNPEPHFILSGDKEPPFIYLASLSAKYAAIDDETSVVRGKIKCIITGVKGFQFKGRSTFELRVYIDDGSLISEILIDHNVVRNAIGYSTQEVSKAYEFPEIKQIKEAAKEFQKFLANFEGTLLVEMRRESPVPVAVEMDQGCPTSDARLLLGRVKSLTSTPVPLNPKP, translated from the exons atgaatagaAGGCGCCTCCTTGTAGTCTCCTCCTCCGACGAAGACGACGATGATAACCTCcgccctcctcctccgcctcaACAGCACTGGTTAGACGAAGACGACCTCATCGCCGATGACATCGACTCCGATTTCCAAACAGTTACACTGAACTCCGCAAATCCTACTCCCGGCAGCAACAATTCCTTCACCGCACCCCCCACCGCCACTCACACACAAGGAAACCACCGATTCGAGCCGATTCCACTTGATATCTCCGACGAAGATCCGGAAGATGTTTCTACCGGCGGTGACAATGCCTTCCCTCAAGCCACGAACGCTAATCACGGTCATTTTCAAGTGTCGGAGTCGCCGGCGGTGGATGGGGTTTTGAAGAGGCTAGGGCTCAGTGTTAGGGGAGAGTGGCTGGATTCGTGTTTACAAGGTTTGCAGGCATCCACTCCGGGGTTTCAGAGAATGGACGATTCATCGAAGGCTAAGCTTTGCTTTAAGCAGTTTTTGTGGTCGGACATGAATTTCTGCGGCGCAGGGGTGCTTCCGCCGAATGTGCACACCTTGCATTTGGTTGATCTCAAGGGGCCTTTTGTTCTTCAG GTGGATGAGGCAGTAAACATAAGCAACCCTGTTCGCGGGAGGTACCAAAACGCTGCTCCGGGAATCAAGAGATGCCTTAAACTGTCCATGACAGACGGAATCCAACGTGTGTTTGGCATGGAATATCGACCCATCAAAGATCTTCAAGTTTTGGGGCCGGCAGGACTGAAG GTAGTTGTTTGTAATGTACATGTTAGGCGTGGGCTCTTGATGCTAGTCCCTGAAGTTATTGAGGTGTTGGGAGGAGCCGTAGATGAGTTGGAAGCTGCACGACAGAGGCTTGTTGAAGAAGTAAATAAGCCACCTCGGGGAAGAAG AAATAGGACAGGGGAGGTTGTTCCTCTGACAACTAGGGCAACACTTGCTGCATGGCCTCCTAGTAATGATGCAGTTCCAGGGCATGTAGATAATAACCGCCCAACGAATGTAATTCCCCAGCAAACAAGCAGGCAAG CTAGTGTACCTACCAATGATGTGCACAGACAAGACTTTGCTACTCCAATTAATAGAAATGATGCTGTGGCCAACACTTCACATACACCCTGGCCACCTGAACAAGATGAAATTCAAGGGCATACTGATCCTCCTATAACTACCCATTCACGACAAG GCCCTGACAGACGCGGACAAGACACTGAAGTTCCTGTGTATCAAAGTAATCCTCAGCCTAGTACCGTGCCTGCACTGCAGCGTGCACAATCTGTCGCCACTGCTCAGCATATTAATGAACCCTCATCAGAAGTTTTGACACCTTTAGGAGGGACTAGGCAAG GCACCCCTGCCAGTTATATGCCTGAGGAGGATGTTCATGCACCTGTCAGCATGGATGATGACGAGGCTAACACATCTTCCATACACATGGATGTTGATGATATATCTACTGTGGATAATCCGGAACCGCATTTTATACTTTCTGGAGATAAAGAACCCCCTTTCATATATTTGGCTAGTTTATCAGCAAAGTATGCGGCTATTGATGATGAAACATCTGTTGTTCGAGGAAAAATAAAG TGTATAATAACTGGTGTCAAGGGATTTCAATTCAAAGGAAGGTCTACCTTTGAACTTCGTGTTTATATCGACGATGGCAGTCTTATCTCTGAGATCCTCATCGACCACAAT GTTGTACGAAATGCAATTGGTTATTCTACTCAGGAGGTTTCAAAGGCCTATGAGTTTCCGGAAATCAAACAGATCAAGGAGGCAGCAAaagaatttcaaaaatttctagCTAATTTTGAG GGGACATTGCTTGTAGAGATGCGCAGAGAGTCTCCCGTCCCAGTTGCCGTGGAGATGGACCAGGGCTGTCCTACCTCTGATGCTCGGTTGCTTCTTGGGAGGGTCAAGTCGCTCACTTCTACCCCTGTccccctaaaccctaaaccctaa